In Nostoc piscinale CENA21, the genomic stretch TATTTTTGATGATTAATAAAGAAGAACGCTACGACTTTGCCCATTTTGAATTTATCATGCGTGGGATAACTCGCTTGATGAAACAATATCCAACAGCACGAGATACTATTAGCTTAAGTTTGCATTGCGAAGTTGCCGAAATTCTCAATGCTTATACCAAAATAGTCGCCAACGATTCTAGCCTGAGTGGACTGCAAGCTTATAGTGCCGCACGTCCGCCTCATGCTGAAGGTTTAGCAATTTGTATTGCTGCTTATCTAGCACATGAAACTAACTGTGCAAATATCAATTTGTTACATCTGAGTTCGCGCAAAGCAATGGAAGCAGCGTTGACAATGCAAACTGCTTTTCCTCATATTAATTTTCGGCGAGAAGTGACGGTGGGGCATTTACTATTAGATGTTGATAGTCCTAATGGTACTTGGGCAAAAGTTAACCCACCAATTCGTCCCCGTGCTGATGTGGAATATTTATGGCAAGCGGTACTGAATCATCAAGTAGATTGGATAGTGAGTGACCATGCTTGCTGTTCTATGGAACAAAAACGCAGTGCGAAAGACCCAAATAATATTTGGTTAGCCAAGTCTGGTTTTGGCGGTACAGAATATCTACTTTCGGGTGTATTAAGTGAAGGTAGCAAGCGGGGAATGTCTTACAACCATGTTGCTAAGTTGCTATCGTGGAACCCATCGCGGCGCTTTGGTTTATTGCAAAAAGGAGATATTGCTGTTGGTTATGATGCAGACTTGGTGTTAGTAGACCCCAACGAAACTTTTGTGGTACGTGCGGCTGAGTCAGAATCACAACAAGGTTACACACCGTTTGAGGGGATGGAGTTAAGCGGGAGGGTGAAGAGTACTTTTTTGCGAGGAAGTTTGATTTATCACAACGGACAGGTTTTAGGTTCACCGACTGGGAATTATTTAAAACGCTCTATCCTGGGATAAATTTAACAGACAATCTTTATGGATTATTTCTAATAATATCATGTGCGTTTGATTACTTACTAAAACCGAAGAACCCCACCCTGCCGATCGCACCATCAAGGACACAATTGTTTAAACTATTGACTACGGACTCTTGTGTGGATGGTTTATGGCTATTTGGTTAAGTTTGTGTGCAGCGATTTTCGTAGTAGCTTACTTGCTGGGTTCTTTTCCCACTGGCTATATTGCCGTGAAGCAGCTAACAGGTATTGATATTCGAGAAGTGGGTTCTGGTTCAACGGGGGCGACTAATGTATTAAGAACTTTGGGTAAAGGGCCGGGAGCCTTTGTTTTAGGAGTTGATTGCTTAAAAGGAGTATTTGCGATCGCTTTAGTTTATGCTTTATTTAATTTTGCTGCTACTTCCAACTTTGTTCCAAAAACCGTAGATTTGCAATTATGGCAACCCTGGATGGTGATATTAGCGGGTTTAGCTGCGATTTTGGGACACAGTAAATCAATATTTCTGGGCTTTACTGGTGGTAAATCTGTGGCTACCAGTTTAGGGATATTATTAGCGATGAGTTGGCAAGTTGGTTTGGCAACTTTGGGAGTATTTGCCGTTGTTGTCGCTATTTCCCGCATTGTATCCTTAAGTTCAATTTCTGGTGCGATCGCTGTTTCTATTTTGATGTTACTTTTCCACCAACCATTACCTTATATTTTGTTTAGTATTCTTGGTGGTTTTTATGTAATTATTCGCCACCGCAGTAATATAGAGCGTCTTTTAGCTGGAACTGAACCCAAAATTGGACAGAAAGTAGTTACAGAAGCCGAAAAAACAGAACAAACTGTTTAATTGTTGAGGGTGATAGCAGGAGGACGACAGTCGTCCTCCTGCTATATTATTCCCCAGTAATGGAAAGTCCATCAACCC encodes the following:
- the plsY gene encoding glycerol-3-phosphate 1-O-acyltransferase PlsY, which encodes MAIWLSLCAAIFVVAYLLGSFPTGYIAVKQLTGIDIREVGSGSTGATNVLRTLGKGPGAFVLGVDCLKGVFAIALVYALFNFAATSNFVPKTVDLQLWQPWMVILAGLAAILGHSKSIFLGFTGGKSVATSLGILLAMSWQVGLATLGVFAVVVAISRIVSLSSISGAIAVSILMLLFHQPLPYILFSILGGFYVIIRHRSNIERLLAGTEPKIGQKVVTEAEKTEQTV